One part of the Malus sylvestris chromosome 2, drMalSylv7.2, whole genome shotgun sequence genome encodes these proteins:
- the LOC126600018 gene encoding MADS-box protein SOC1 isoform X1, with product MVRGKTQMRRIENTTSRQVTFSKRRSGLLKKAFELSVLCDAEVSLIIFSPRGKLYEFASSSMQGTIERYQKHAKDNQTNDKSSSSEQNMQHLKQEATSMMKQIELLEVSKRFMALKLLGEGLGSCTLAELQEIEDQLEKSVYNVRARKSQVFKEQIEQLREKEKLLTAENTRLVEKYGSFKKTLHERREKTPYNESSTSSDVETELFIGLPESRARR from the exons ATGGTGAGAGGGAAAACTCAGATGAGGCGCATAGAGAACACGACGAGTCGTCAGGTGACATTCTCAAAGAGGAGAAGTGGTCTGCTAAAGAAGGCCTTTGAGCTCTCAGTTCTTTGCGATGCTGAGGTTTCCCTCATCATCTTCTCTCCCAGAGGAAAACTCTACGAATTTGCAAGTTCCag CATGCAGGGAACCATAGAGCGTTATCAGAAGCATGCGAAAGACAATCAAACCAACGACAAATCCAGTTCCAGTGAACAAAATATGCAG CATCTGAAGCAAGAAGCAACTAGCATGATGAAGCAGATAGAGCTTCTTGAAGTATCAAAACGGTTCATGGCCTT GAAACTCTTGGGAGAGGGTCTAGGATCATGCACTCTTGCAGAATTACAAGAAATAGAAGACCAGTTGGAGAAGAGCGTCTACAACGTCCGAGCCCGAAAG AGTCAGGTTTTCAAGGAACAGATTGAGCAACTGAGAGAAAAG GAAAAACTCCTCACAGCTGAAAATACAAGACTGGTTGAGAAG TATGGTAGTTTCAAGAAAACATTGCACGAGCGAAGAGAAAAGACACCTTACAATGAAAGTAGTACAAGCTCGGATGTTGAGACTGAATTGTTCATTGGACTGCCGGAAAGTAGGGCGAGGCGCTAG
- the LOC126601899 gene encoding uncharacterized protein LOC126601899: MAPITVCMKIGKFKWTEEATVAFHNIKEKLISAPILILPNFRKPFELHYDASKVGIGTVLSQEGRPVAFYCEKLSGSKMNYSTYDVEFYVVVQALKHWRAMNRVADALSRRTDFLTTMRNQVLGFDSLQESLSVDPYFGPILRDVAFGLRSDFLMHAGFLFKGNQLCIPESSLRLKIVSELHNEGHMGRDRTFHLV, encoded by the exons ATGGCTCCTATAACAGTTTGTATGAAGATTGGAAAATTTAAATGGACCGAGGAGGCTACGGTGGCTTTTCACAATATCAAAGAGAAACTTATCAGTGCACCAATTCTCATTTTGCCTAATTTTAGAAAACCATTTGAGTTGCATTATGATGCATCCAAAGTGGGTATTGGGACTGTGTTGAGCCAAGAGGGACGACCTGTAGCATTTTACTGTGAGAAATTGAGTGGGTCAAAAATGAATTACAGCACATATGATGTGGAATTTTATGTTGTTGTTCAAGCCCTCAAGCATTGGA GAGCCATGAACCGAGTAGCAGATGCTCTTAGTAGAAGGACGGATTTTCTTACAACCATGAGAAATCAAGTGTTGGGTTTTGATTCTTTACAAGAATCATTATCTGTTGATCCGTACTTTGGACCAATCTTGCGAGATGTAGCATTTGGCCTACGTTCCGATTTTCTAATGCATGCTGGTTTTCTATTCAAGGGGAATCAGTTGTGCATTCCAGAGTCTAGCTTGCGTTTAAAGATTGTTAGTGAATTACATAATGAGGGACATATGGGGAGAGACAGAACATTTCATCTAGTGTGA
- the LOC126601913 gene encoding uncharacterized protein LOC126601913 — protein MASNAMAAFQVLVLDNNNFDNWSIKMKALLGAHDVWEVVEKGYTKPEDEATMSQPQKESLKDSRKRDKKALYLIYQALDDNGFKQVSSATFAKQAWEKLQTSYKGAKQVKKVRLQVLRGEFESLQMKGSESISDYFTKVLVVSNQLKRNGEKLEDVRIMEKILRSLDPKFKHIVVTIEETKNLEEISIEQLIGSLQAYEKKHKKRQGNDEQLLKKHVQPKKKEESLDN, from the coding sequence ATGGCTAGCAACGCTATGGCAGCCTTCCAAGTTCTAGTGCTCGACAATAACAACTTCGATAATtggagtatcaaaatgaagGCCCTTTTGGGAGCACACGATGTATGGGAAGTCGTGGAGAAAGGCTACACTAAGCCAGAAGATGAAGCTACTATGTCCCAACCccagaaggagagtttgaaagattcaagaaaaAGAGATAAGAAGGCTCTCTACCTCATCTACCAAGCATTAGATGACAATGGCTTTAAGCAGGTCTCGAGTGCAACCTTTGCCAAGCAAGCATGGGAGAAGCTTCAAACCTCTTACAAAGGAGCCAAACAAGTGAAAAAGGTTCGTCTTCAAGTATTAAGAGGTGAGTTcgaatctctacaaatgaaaGGGTCTGAATCAATCTCTGATTATTTCACAAAAGTCTTAGTTGTTTctaatcaattaaaaagaaacggtGAAAAGTTGGAAGATGTTAGAATTATGGAAAAGATACTACGCTCATTGGACCCTAAGTTCAAGCACATTGTTGTGACgattgaagaaactaaaaacttggaagaaattaGTATAGAGCAATTAATAGGTTCGCTACAAGCATATGAAAAGAAACATAAGAAGAGGCAAGGGAATGATGAGCAGCTTCTCAAAAAGCATGTCcagccaaagaagaaagaagaaagcttgGACAATTAG
- the LOC126600018 gene encoding MADS-box protein SOC1 isoform X2 — translation MVRGKTQMRRIENTTSRQVTFSKRRSGLLKKAFELSVLCDAEVSLIIFSPRGKLYEFASSSMQGTIERYQKHAKDNQTNDKSSSSEQNMQHLKQEATSMMKQIELLEVSKRKLLGEGLGSCTLAELQEIEDQLEKSVYNVRARKSQVFKEQIEQLREKEKLLTAENTRLVEKYGSFKKTLHERREKTPYNESSTSSDVETELFIGLPESRARR, via the exons ATGGTGAGAGGGAAAACTCAGATGAGGCGCATAGAGAACACGACGAGTCGTCAGGTGACATTCTCAAAGAGGAGAAGTGGTCTGCTAAAGAAGGCCTTTGAGCTCTCAGTTCTTTGCGATGCTGAGGTTTCCCTCATCATCTTCTCTCCCAGAGGAAAACTCTACGAATTTGCAAGTTCCag CATGCAGGGAACCATAGAGCGTTATCAGAAGCATGCGAAAGACAATCAAACCAACGACAAATCCAGTTCCAGTGAACAAAATATGCAG CATCTGAAGCAAGAAGCAACTAGCATGATGAAGCAGATAGAGCTTCTTGAAGTATCAAAACG GAAACTCTTGGGAGAGGGTCTAGGATCATGCACTCTTGCAGAATTACAAGAAATAGAAGACCAGTTGGAGAAGAGCGTCTACAACGTCCGAGCCCGAAAG AGTCAGGTTTTCAAGGAACAGATTGAGCAACTGAGAGAAAAG GAAAAACTCCTCACAGCTGAAAATACAAGACTGGTTGAGAAG TATGGTAGTTTCAAGAAAACATTGCACGAGCGAAGAGAAAAGACACCTTACAATGAAAGTAGTACAAGCTCGGATGTTGAGACTGAATTGTTCATTGGACTGCCGGAAAGTAGGGCGAGGCGCTAG